The Arachis ipaensis cultivar K30076 chromosome B07, Araip1.1, whole genome shotgun sequence genome includes a window with the following:
- the LOC107608978 gene encoding DNA polymerase I A, chloroplastic/mitochondrial, which produces MEVLLRPYCPSCFSLSHSSSSSSSSSSTFPYRLALSSWSFSASSDPPHRRRIHSVQAANSGHPDSIVSSNYLRFREGSWCLQRTSVRLNKYSDMRFRRNAPHKVPVCISLMKFSNASTGILEEMTKEGELTSLHPNDTQVSMVGSVPCNLGLSVMTGERKLSGGDYRGWANARYKLTESKKETNSMKKYERKLGSSYPSNRLPPNGNGQVVSRNVDSSLVLQEHTDHVLTPVKHSGLKNSNVCTDSETVVRQLNGYTQEIRKEKNSKVNGENVLDTNVKDSTKATRPSRARGSDQSKLRDKLCSIYEDVLVVDSIPLAEEVAKMLTVKYRHLIHACDTEVAKIDVKDETPVDHGEIICFSIYSGPEADFGGGKSCIWVDVLDGGGQEILDKFAEFFSDSSIKKVWHNYSFDCHIIENYGFKVSGFHADTMHMARLWDSSRRLDGGYSLEGLTGDKRVMCAAQLNHDKDLLGKVSMKTIFGKKKVKKDGSEGKTITIAPVEELQRDERIPWICYSALDARSTLNLYESLKSHLSAMPWKLDGVLVSGRTMYDFYNEFWRPFGELLVTMESEGMLVDRAYLADIEKVAIAEQDIAANRFRKWACKYCPDAKYMNVGSDLQLRQLLFGGIANRKDPNEVLPTERIFKIPNVDKVIEEGKKAPTKFRDIKLTSLGYKLETDMYTASGWPSVSGDALRALAGKISAEYDFVDENCDLGLSEDEIPEIPSQSQTASAQIDKSAYGTAFAAFPTEEEGREACHAIAALCEVCSINSLISNFILPLQGHNISGKDNRIHCSLNINTETGRLSARRPNLQNQPALEKDRYKIRKAFIAAPGNSLIVADYGQLELRILAHLANCKSMLDAFKAGGDFHSRTAMNMYPYIREAVDKKEVLLEWHPQPGEEKPPVPLLKDAFGSERRKAKMLNFSIAYGKTPVGLSKDWKVSVKEAKKTVDLWYNDRKEVLKWQEERKKEAHQFHCVHTLLGRARRFPLMGQANKYQKGHIERAAINTPVQGSAADVAMCAMLEISNNKQLKELGWKLLLQVHDEVILEGPSESAEVAKAIVVECMAKPFHGKNILKVDLSVDAKCAQNWYSAK; this is translated from the exons ATGGAAGTTCTGTTAAGACCATATTGCCCCTCATGCTTTTCACTCTcacactcttcttcttcctcctcctcttcttcttccacctTCCCTTACCGTCTTGCTCTGTCTTCATGGTCCTTTTCAGCTTCTTCAGACCCTCCTCACAG AAGAAGAATCCATTCAGTCCAGGCTGCCAACAGTGGCCACCCGGATAGCATTGTTAGCAGTAATTATCTGCGGTTTAGAGAAGGTTCATGGTGTCTGCAGAGGACATCCGTGAGATTAAATAAATACAGTGACATGAGGTTCAGACGAAATGCCCCACATAAGGTTCCGGTTTGCATTTCGCTAATGAAATTTTCAAATGCATCAACTGGCATTTTGGAGGAAATGACAAAGGAGGGAGAGCTGACTTCTTTGCATCCCAATGATACACAAGTTAGTATGGTGGGTTCAGTTCCCTGCAATCTTGGATTATCCGTGATGACCGGTGAAAGAAAATTGTCGGGGGGTGATTATAGAGGCTGGGCTAATGCAAGATATAAGTTGACCGAAAGTAAAAAGGAAACAAACAGTATGAAGAAGTATGAGAGGAAACTTGGTAGTTCTTACCCATCTAATAGATTACCTCCCAATGGTAATGGACAAGTGGTTTCTAGGAATGTGGATAGCAGTCTTGTACTACAAGAACATACTGACCATGTCTTAACACCGGTTAAGCATTCCGgattaaaaaattcaaatgtGTGTACAGATTCTGAAACGGTTGTCCGTCAGTTAAATGGATATACACAGGAgatcagaaaagaaaaaaatagcaaaGTTAATGGTGAAAACGTTTTGGATACAAATGTAAAGGATTCAACTAAGGCAACACGCCCTAGCCGGGCACGTGGTTCTGACCAATCAAAACTTCGGGACAAGCTCTGTAGTATCTATGAAGATGTTCTGGTTGTTGACAGTATTCCTCTTGCAGAGGAAGTGGCTAAGATGCTTACAGTAAAGTATCGGCATCTTATTCATGCTTGTGATACTGAG GTAGCCAAGATAGATGTCAAAGATGAAACTCCTGTGGATCATGGGGAGATAATATGCTTCAGTATTTATTCTGGTCCAGAAGCTGATTTTGGTGGTGGAAAGTCTTGTATCTGGGTAGATGTTCTTGATGGTGGGGGCCAAGAAATTTTAGATAAATTTGCTGAATTTTTTAGTGATTCATCCATTAAGAAG GTCTGGCATAATTATAGCTTTGATTGTCATATTATAGAGAACTATGGATTTAAAGTGTCTGGTTTTCATGCCGATACAATGCACATGGCGCGCCTATGGGATTCATCAAGACGTTTGGATGGGGGCTATTCTCTTGAAGGACTTACAGGTGACAAAAGGGTCATGTGTGCAGCTCAGCTGAATCATGACAAGGATCTACTTGGTAAGGTGTCAATGAAAACTATATTTGGCAAGAAAAAGGTGAAAAAAGACGGATCCGAGGGTAAAACAATTACCATTGCTCCTGTTGAAGAGCTACAGAGAGATGAGCGTATACCTTGGATATGTTATTCTGCCTTAGATGCTAGAAGTACTCTGAACCTTTATGAGAGCTTGAAGAGCCACTTGTCAGCCATGCCTTGGAAACTTGATGGTGTACTAGTTTCTGGAAGAACGATGTATGATTTCTATAATGAATTTTGGAGGCCATTTGGTGAGCTTCTAGTCACAATGGAATCTGAGGGAATGCTAGTTGATCGAGCATATCTTGCTGACATAGAAAAAGTGGCCATAGCAGAGCAAGATATAGCTGCTAATAGATTCAGGAAATGGGCATGTAAGTATTGTCCTGATGCCAAGTACATGAATGTGGGAAGCGACCTACAGTTGCGCCAGCTGCTTTTTGGTGGCATTGCAAACAG AAAAGACCCCAATGAGGTACTTCCAACTGAGCGGATATTCAAAATTCCCAATGTTGATAAAGTGATTGAAGAGGGCAAGAAGGCTCCCACAAAATTCCGTGATATAAAGCTGACAAGCCTCGGGTATAAGCTGGAGACTGACATGTACACAGCAAGTGGTTGGCCCTCAGTTAGCGGAGATGCCTTAAGGGCCCTGGCTGGAAAAATTTCTGCTGAATATGACTTTGTTGACGAGAATTGTGACTTGGGTCTCAGTGAAGATGAAATTCCTGAAATTCCTTCTCAAAGTCAAACTGCATCTGCACAAATAGATAAATCTGCATATGGAACAGCCTTTGCAGCTTTTCCAACAGAAGAAGAAGGGAGAGAAGCTTGCCATGCAATTGCTGCTTTATGTGAAGTCTGTTCAATCAATTCTTTGATTTCCAATTTCATCCTTCCCCTgcag GGACATAATATATCGGGAAAGGATAACCGTATTCATTGCTCCTTAAATATCAACACAGAGACGGGACGTTTGTCAGCAAGAAGGCCAAACCTGCAG AATCAACCTGCTTTGGAAAAAGACCGGTACAAAATCCGTAAAGCATTCATAGCTGCTCCTGGAAATTCTCTTATAGTTGCTGATTACGGACAG CTGGAACTTAGGATACTGGCACATCTTGCCAACTGTAAGAGCATGTTAGATGCTTTCAAAGCCGGCGGAGATTTCCATTCAAGGACAGCGATGAATATGTATCCATATATTCGTGAAGCAGTTGACAAAAAGGAAGTGCTTCTTGAGTGGCATCCTCAGCCCGGCGAAGAGAAACCCCCAGTTCCCCTACTGAAG GATGCATTTGGTTCGGAAAGAAGAAAAGCGAAAATGCTTAACTTCTCAATTGCTTATGGAAAGACTCCAGTGGGGCTTTCAAAGGATTGGAAG GTTTCCGTGAAAGAAGCTAAGAAGACAGTTGACCTTTGGTACAATGATAGAAAAGAAGTTTTGAAATGGCAAGAGGAGCGCAAGAAAGAAGCTCATCAGTTCCATTGTGTTCACACTTTGCTGGGCCGAGCCCGGCGGTTTCCATTGATGGGGCAAGCCAACAAGTATCAGAAAGGTCACATTGAACGAGCTGCTATTAATACTCCAGTGCAG GGTAGTGCTGCAGATGTTGCCATGTGTGCCATGTTGGAAATTTCCAATAATAAACAGTTGAAGGAGCTCGGATGGAAGTTACTACTTCAG GTTCATGATGAAGTGATATTGGAAGGGCCAAGTGAGTCAGCTGAGGTAGCAAAGGCCATAGTTGTAGAATGCATGGCCAAACCCTTCCATGGAAAAAACATTCTAAAAGTTGACCTCTCCGTTGATGCCAAGTGTGCTCAAAACTGGTACTCTGCCAAATAG